The Legionella lansingensis DNA window ACGTGTTAAACACCCAAGTGAAGTATTAACCGTTGGCCAAGATGTTCGTGTTAAGGTATTGAGCTTTGATAGCGAACGCAACCGTGTTTCTTTAGGCATGAAACAATTGGGTAATGATCCTTGGGTTGATTTGGTCGAGCGTTATCCTGTCGGTAAAAAGCTACAGGGTAAAGTAACTAACATTACAGATTATGGCTGCTTCGTTGAAATTGAAGAAGGCGTAGAAGGCTTGGTCCACATGTCTGAAATGGATTGGACTAACAAAAACGTACATCCTAGCAAAGTCGTTTCCATGGGTGATGTTGTTGATGTAATGGTTCTTGAAATTGATGAGGAACGTCGCCGTATATCTCTTGGTATGAAGCAATGTGTGGGTAATCCATGGCATCAATTCTCACAAACGCATAGTAAAGGACAAAAAGTTAAGGGTAAGATTCGCTCTATTACTGACTTTGGAATTTTCATTGGTCTAGAGGGTGATATTGATGGCCTGGTACACTTGTCTGATATCTCTTGGAATACTCCTGGCGAAGAAGCTGTGAAACAATTCAAGAAAGGTCAAGAATTAGAAGCAGTTATTCTGGCTATTGATGCTGAGCGTGAGCGTATTTCTTTAGGCTTGAAGCAACTTGAAGGCGATGCATTTACTACCTATGTCGAAGAACATGCTAAAGGAGCAATCGTTAAAGGTACAGTATCTGCTGTGGACGCCAAATCAGTGACCATTGACTTAGCTCCAGAGGTTGTTGGCACTATTCGAGCCAATGAATTGTCTGAAGAAAAAGTTGATGATGCTACCACCCTTTTCAAGGAAGGGGATGAAGTTGAGGCCAAGATTATCAATATTGATAAGAAAAATCGCACAATAGCACTTTCGGTGAAAGCTAAAGATGCTCAAGATCAGGCCGAAGCAATCAAGAAATACTCTCGCAGTGGAGAAGTTGCTTCAACCACATTAGGTGATTTGCTCAAAGAAAAAATGGCAAGCAAAGAAGGCGAATAATTTTCTTCTCTTTCAAAAAAGCGTAGTTAAACTACGCTTTTTTTTTCCTTTTATTATCAATTTTAATTGTTAAATTTTATTGAGATGATAGAGTATTACTGAAAAACTTAGGATCAAGTAAAAGTAGGTTGAACCTTGGTACGATGTTCTAAATTGTTGTACCAAGGCCCAACCTACAAATTATCCCATCAAAGTGTTTATAAATTGGACTTTTGATGAAATCGGCCTGGGCTTTTACCCATTTTCAGTGAATCGTTAAGGATAATTCAATGCGTCTCTTTATGATCATATTTTATTTGTTTTTAATATTATTAGGAGTCACTTTTGCTGCCTTAAATGCTTCGTCAGTCCAAGTAAATTTCTACTTCACCAAACTCACCATGCCGATATCAGTGTTAATGACAATCATGCTAGGCATAGGCTTACTTTTGGGATTCCTCTTATTCTTATATCGTTATTGGCGCCTAAAAGTAGAATATTTAAAATTAAAAAATCAATCCAAGCTGATAGAAAAAGAAATAAAAAATCTAAGATCGATACCTTTGCAGGATCAGCACTGATGGGGTGTGATTGAAAGTGCGGTTTTCTTGGCCGACGTCCTGCTCCCGGATCAAGTCCGGGAGCAGGACGTCGAGAATTATTGAGAATAAAACCTTAAATTAAATTGCCCCCACTGAATAGAGTGAATTGACGATAAGGATGAGATGATTCAGAATCTAGAATTTTATTGCTACGTGCTATCTGCTTTTGAGCAAACGAGATAATGGAGATCTTTAATGATTAATTTATGGCCATTATTGTTACCTGCAGCGGCTTGGTCTGGCTGGTGGGTTGCTAGCCGTAATTATTCTGGCAAAGAAACACGTTTTAATAATCGTTTATCGCGCGAGTATGTTGTTGGTTTGAATTATTTATTGAATGAACAACCTGATAAAGCAGTAGATATTTTTATTAAACTTCTTGAGGTTGACAGTGACACCGTCGAAACACATTTGGCGCTTGGCAGTTTATTCAGGCGACGTGGAGAGGTGGATAGGGCCATTCGCATTCATCAAAATCTTATCGCTCGTCCCCAATTGAGTTTGCGAGAGCGAAAAGAAGCCCTCATGGCGCTCGGACAAGATTATATGAGTGCTGGTGTATTCGACAGAGCAGA harbors:
- the rpsA gene encoding 30S ribosomal protein S1; the protein is MSESFKELFEQSIAGAQFYPGAIITAKVIGIDDDYVTLNAGLKSEGIVAVEEFQDKNGELEVHLGDTVEVALDSVEDGYGETLLSREKAKRQEAWRKLSKCHENNETVTGLISGKVKGGFTVEIGSIRAFLPGSLVDVRPVRDPSYLEGKELEFKVIKMDLKRNNIVVSRRAVVEEESSADRQALLESLHEGQELNGIVKNLTDYGAFIDLGGIDGLLHITDISWKRVKHPSEVLTVGQDVRVKVLSFDSERNRVSLGMKQLGNDPWVDLVERYPVGKKLQGKVTNITDYGCFVEIEEGVEGLVHMSEMDWTNKNVHPSKVVSMGDVVDVMVLEIDEERRRISLGMKQCVGNPWHQFSQTHSKGQKVKGKIRSITDFGIFIGLEGDIDGLVHLSDISWNTPGEEAVKQFKKGQELEAVILAIDAERERISLGLKQLEGDAFTTYVEEHAKGAIVKGTVSAVDAKSVTIDLAPEVVGTIRANELSEEKVDDATTLFKEGDEVEAKIINIDKKNRTIALSVKAKDAQDQAEAIKKYSRSGEVASTTLGDLLKEKMASKEGE
- a CDS encoding lipopolysaccharide assembly protein LapA domain-containing protein, whose translation is MRLFMIIFYLFLILLGVTFAALNASSVQVNFYFTKLTMPISVLMTIMLGIGLLLGFLLFLYRYWRLKVEYLKLKNQSKLIEKEIKNLRSIPLQDQH